In Ensifer canadensis, a genomic segment contains:
- a CDS encoding HAMP domain-containing methyl-accepting chemotaxis protein, with protein MSRLKISHTLIALFLMVGLIVTVLAVASLGGIKMMNERNNEIATTWLPRVSLSRALETQLSDTRMSFARHLISLTPFEKKAAEKVIGETVDGFNKLSDEYAALMVNDADKAALEKVKSAYEAYLSVSAGMVKLSNNLENMKAQSVFKVEMREREQQVDQAIKEMRALNLAGADAAVADSSTTHDQIRMIEMAVIAVAALIVLGAIFYAIRGIARPIQIITRSMAGLANGDTATAIPYGVRKDEIGEMARAVEVFREAAISNLQLEEDAKVQRSQAEAERHRVTEEAEAAAQLRLQEATAGLATGLRRLAAGDLAFQLNEPFAPDFEQLRHDLNQAVAQLADTLAAVSSSSGSIDSGAREVSQSADDLSRRTEQQAASLEETAAALDQITVNVGSSSKRTNEARAIASQANESAHKSGAIVSGAIDAMGRIEHSSSQISNIIGVIDEIAFQTNLLALNAGVEAARAGDAGKGFAVVAQEVRELAQRSANAAKEIKDLIRNSAVEVQSGVKLVRETGEALRTIEGFIVTINQHMDAIAVSAQEQSAGLSEVNTAVNQMDQVTQQNAAMVEEANAASATLAQEAGRLRELIARFTLAQDSGHGYAPWTGSSRRAA; from the coding sequence ATGTCGCGCCTAAAGATATCACACACCCTTATTGCCCTTTTCCTGATGGTTGGCCTCATCGTCACCGTTCTGGCCGTCGCCTCGCTTGGCGGCATCAAGATGATGAACGAGCGCAACAACGAGATTGCCACCACGTGGCTGCCGCGTGTCTCGCTCTCGCGCGCACTGGAAACCCAGCTTTCGGACACACGCATGTCGTTTGCCCGGCACCTGATCTCGCTGACCCCCTTCGAGAAGAAGGCGGCCGAGAAGGTCATCGGCGAAACCGTAGATGGCTTCAACAAGCTTTCGGACGAATACGCCGCCCTGATGGTCAACGACGCCGACAAGGCAGCACTTGAAAAGGTCAAGAGCGCCTATGAGGCCTACCTCTCGGTTTCCGCCGGCATGGTCAAGCTCTCCAACAATCTCGAGAATATGAAGGCGCAAAGCGTGTTCAAGGTCGAGATGCGCGAGAGGGAACAGCAGGTCGACCAGGCGATCAAGGAAATGCGCGCGCTCAATCTGGCCGGCGCCGACGCTGCCGTTGCTGACAGCTCCACCACGCACGACCAGATCCGTATGATCGAAATGGCTGTCATCGCGGTTGCGGCTCTCATCGTCCTCGGCGCTATTTTCTACGCAATCCGCGGCATTGCCCGTCCAATCCAGATCATCACCCGCTCGATGGCAGGTCTCGCAAATGGCGATACGGCCACCGCCATTCCCTATGGCGTGCGCAAGGACGAGATCGGCGAGATGGCGCGCGCCGTCGAGGTCTTCCGCGAGGCGGCCATCTCCAATCTTCAGCTCGAGGAAGATGCCAAGGTCCAGCGTTCGCAGGCAGAGGCCGAGCGTCACCGCGTGACCGAAGAGGCCGAGGCGGCCGCACAGCTCCGTCTGCAGGAAGCGACAGCCGGCCTTGCAACCGGTCTTCGCCGCCTGGCGGCCGGCGATCTCGCCTTCCAGCTCAACGAACCTTTCGCACCGGATTTCGAACAGCTGCGTCACGACCTCAACCAGGCCGTTGCCCAGCTGGCCGATACACTGGCTGCCGTCTCCTCCAGCTCGGGCAGCATCGACAGCGGTGCACGCGAAGTCAGCCAGAGCGCCGACGATCTGTCACGTCGCACCGAACAGCAGGCCGCGTCGCTGGAAGAAACGGCAGCCGCCCTCGACCAGATCACGGTCAATGTCGGCAGCTCGTCCAAGCGCACCAACGAAGCCCGCGCCATTGCCAGCCAGGCAAACGAAAGCGCCCACAAGTCCGGCGCCATCGTCTCCGGCGCAATCGACGCCATGGGCCGCATCGAGCATTCGTCGAGCCAAATCTCCAACATCATCGGCGTCATCGACGAAATCGCCTTCCAGACCAACCTGCTGGCGCTGAATGCCGGCGTGGAAGCAGCGCGCGCCGGTGATGCCGGCAAGGGATTTGCCGTCGTCGCCCAGGAAGTGCGCGAACTCGCACAGCGTTCGGCCAATGCCGCCAAGGAGATCAAGGACCTGATCCGCAATTCAGCGGTGGAAGTGCAGAGCGGCGTCAAACTCGTGCGTGAAACCGGCGAGGCTCTGCGCACGATCGAAGGCTTTATCGTCACGATCAACCAGCACATGGACGCGATCGCCGTTTCGGCACAGGAACAGTCCGCCGGGCTTTCCGAGGTCAACACCGCCGTCAACCAGATGGACCAGGTGACCCAGCAGAACGCCGCAATGGTCGAAGAGGCGAACGCCGCAAGCGCGACGCTGGCACAGGAGGCCGGCCGTCTTCGCGAACTGATCGCTCGCTTCACATTGGCCCAGGATTCGGGCCACGGTTACGCGCCTTGGACCGGCTCATCGCGCCGGGCAGCATAG
- a CDS encoding metallophosphoesterase family protein: MSFRFVHTADLHLDSPLRSLALRNAELADIVRGATRQALVRIVDLCLAEEVDALLIAGDLYDGSQTSMNTALFLAGELRRLDEAGIRVFIIRGNHDAQSQVTNELTLSPSTHVFKGRGKAVLAKTLESGRDVYIHGVSFANAHASESLLPSFQSPVADAINIGMLHTSLAGAAGHDLYAPCSVADLQAHGFDYWALGHVHQRQVHASEPFVVMPGMPQGRDINEADSKGVTLVTVTDEGRVSIEERAIGLATFERISLDLTGVSEWGDMLDTVGNAFLQSRETTAADNVIFRLTLTGATPLSWRMRRDGDLLRAEIDNVAAGNGGCWVEKIELDCRSPGAEAGAVMADPVDELAALVGSDVLPAHGFRQEVRSAVEELLQQLPPDLRQVLAPDEAAVERLAFDAGVSGAAEVLAHLHGNAGEGSR, translated from the coding sequence ATGTCCTTCCGCTTCGTTCACACCGCCGATCTTCATCTTGATTCCCCGCTGCGCAGCCTTGCGCTTCGAAATGCCGAGCTCGCCGACATCGTGCGCGGTGCGACCAGGCAAGCGCTTGTGAGGATCGTCGATCTTTGCCTTGCCGAAGAGGTCGATGCCTTGCTGATCGCCGGCGACCTTTATGATGGCAGCCAGACCTCGATGAACACCGCGCTGTTTCTCGCTGGCGAACTGCGCCGGCTCGACGAGGCCGGCATCCGGGTCTTCATCATCCGCGGCAATCACGATGCCCAATCGCAAGTGACGAACGAGCTGACGCTCTCGCCATCGACACACGTCTTCAAGGGCCGCGGCAAGGCAGTCCTCGCAAAGACGCTGGAGAGCGGCCGCGATGTCTATATCCATGGTGTGAGCTTTGCGAACGCCCATGCGTCGGAAAGCTTGCTGCCGTCCTTTCAGTCACCGGTCGCCGACGCGATCAATATCGGCATGTTGCACACGAGCCTCGCCGGCGCTGCCGGCCATGACCTCTATGCTCCCTGCAGCGTGGCGGATCTCCAGGCGCACGGCTTCGACTATTGGGCGCTCGGCCATGTCCATCAGCGTCAGGTCCATGCCAGCGAACCTTTCGTCGTCATGCCGGGCATGCCGCAGGGGCGCGACATCAACGAAGCCGACAGCAAGGGCGTGACGTTGGTGACGGTGACCGACGAAGGGCGGGTTTCGATCGAGGAGCGGGCAATCGGCCTTGCCACCTTCGAGCGGATCAGCCTTGACCTCACCGGCGTTTCCGAGTGGGGCGATATGCTTGATACGGTCGGGAACGCTTTCTTGCAGTCGCGCGAGACGACCGCTGCCGACAATGTGATCTTCCGCCTGACACTGACTGGCGCGACGCCGCTTTCCTGGCGCATGCGCCGTGATGGCGATCTGCTCCGGGCCGAGATCGACAATGTGGCTGCGGGCAACGGCGGCTGCTGGGTCGAGAAAATCGAGCTCGATTGCCGCAGTCCTGGTGCAGAGGCGGGGGCGGTTATGGCTGATCCGGTCGACGAACTGGCGGCCCTTGTCGGCAGCGATGTCCTGCCGGCCCACGGTTTCCGTCAGGAAGTGCGCTCTGCGGTCGAGGAATTGCTGCAGCAGTTACCGCCGGACCTGCGCCAGGTTCTGGCGCCGGATGAGGCGGCGGTCGAAAGACTGGCGTTCGATGCCGGTGTCTCCGGTGCTGCGGAGGTGCTCGCACACCTTCATGGCAATGCAGGCGAGGGTTCACGCTGA
- a CDS encoding ATP-binding protein — protein sequence MRLRELDLVRYGKFTERRLDFGPAISGRPDLHIVYGPNEAGKSTLFSGFLDLLFGIEHYSSYGFLHAYQTMRVGGTIEAAGRTHQAFRIKRKTNTLVGADDQPLPDNLFSAAPGSIDRATYRMMFSLDDDSIEQGGEAILKSEGELGSLLFSASSGLPDSAAILSILRAEADAFYRPQARKHQLSELKAELDALKVERNGLDVNAREYASLRKTLLAARERHDAAMARRVELRVERDRLRAQIDALPLFRRLCGLRIDLAKAPALPPAPAEWAAELPALRRRDIEIATRLRQLADESRRRQEELEVLPHDKAALILVERLNALQETALDARYVTAARDMPARIDELSRTNIEISACLVRLGERGDQDPASLLLPTATGARLQELSRRHSALQERAASARQEADGAKRMEREATDELARLQAERSSAIDPSAFVERLRRVRQDDCSLRLQATRQVLERLDAELADKLAALKPYSGSADDLLGLTVPAAGTIETWRRDTAAQDQRRLRLADRVASETEQLAGEEARLAALIASGGALDDRASIEIRQQRQHAWERHKVRLDATTAEIFEDALGRDDDATALRLAEAAKVADMRSLALSIAERRARLDELGRQQCSLAEEASALAQAVKATASASGLPDVTQLTQLEAWLVSRLAALDVRTQQRSTRLELDRAQADENDARDVLKDSLAEIGVTERLPQRLDDLMAFAENAVGQAQAAFSAGKAAREAVRRSSDALEQRKSILAQAEDALCSWREQWDDLLSTTWLAGRPEQLLPDQIAPMLAVLQDLDKLVQRKADLDHRVAGMRKDQVAFEAAIANLAGVPDTGDTLAIFAAMKARAAEAEKQEDRRATLLTELARLEEEKRSVAAEQDLHIARKRLVLDFFDCETLDEAGLRLDASREQERLRQRIAESEADLAQRLGVARSEDAEALLAALDDEAVRLELARVEALLEESDRDVSELHADMRTKEGALANIAGDDAVAALDQRRRTLLLEIEAKALGYLKLRAGLIAAEQALRLFRERHRSGMMRRASETFSRISGGEYSSLSAQADKGQEFLIANAATGGSKLARDLSKGTRFQLYLSLRIAGYHEVAAARETLPFIADDIMETFDDGRAGRAFELMADMARVGQVIYLTHHEHLCDIARTACPEVTIHRL from the coding sequence ATGCGGCTGCGCGAACTCGACCTGGTGCGGTACGGCAAGTTTACCGAGCGGCGCCTCGACTTCGGTCCGGCGATATCAGGTAGGCCAGACCTGCATATCGTTTACGGCCCGAACGAGGCCGGCAAGTCGACGCTGTTTTCGGGCTTCCTCGACCTGCTCTTCGGCATCGAGCATTACAGCTCCTACGGCTTTCTGCACGCCTATCAGACGATGCGGGTTGGCGGCACGATCGAGGCGGCCGGCCGCACCCATCAGGCCTTCCGGATAAAGCGCAAGACCAACACGCTGGTCGGTGCCGACGATCAGCCGTTGCCGGACAATCTGTTTTCCGCCGCGCCCGGCTCGATCGACCGCGCGACCTACCGCATGATGTTCTCGCTCGACGACGACAGTATCGAGCAGGGAGGGGAGGCGATCCTGAAGAGCGAGGGCGAACTCGGCTCCCTGCTCTTTTCCGCCAGTTCAGGTCTGCCGGACAGCGCTGCGATCCTGTCTATCCTGCGCGCCGAGGCGGATGCCTTCTATCGACCCCAGGCACGCAAGCATCAGCTTTCCGAGCTGAAGGCCGAACTCGATGCGTTGAAAGTCGAGCGCAACGGGCTGGACGTCAATGCGCGTGAATATGCATCGCTGCGCAAGACGCTTCTTGCCGCCCGCGAGCGCCACGACGCGGCCATGGCGCGGCGCGTCGAACTGCGAGTGGAGCGCGATCGCCTGCGAGCGCAGATCGATGCCTTGCCGCTCTTCCGGCGCCTGTGTGGCTTGCGCATTGATCTGGCAAAGGCGCCGGCCTTGCCGCCAGCGCCGGCCGAGTGGGCCGCAGAACTGCCCGCACTGCGACGGCGCGACATCGAAATTGCGACCAGGTTGCGTCAACTCGCGGACGAAAGTCGCCGTCGGCAGGAAGAGCTGGAGGTCCTGCCGCATGACAAGGCGGCCCTCATCCTGGTGGAACGTTTGAACGCGCTGCAGGAGACGGCGCTCGATGCGCGTTACGTCACAGCCGCGCGCGACATGCCCGCACGGATCGACGAACTGTCGCGGACAAATATCGAAATTTCTGCCTGCCTCGTTAGGCTCGGCGAGCGCGGCGACCAGGATCCGGCATCGCTGCTGTTGCCGACGGCCACAGGCGCTCGCCTGCAGGAACTCTCACGGCGGCATTCCGCGTTGCAGGAGCGTGCGGCATCGGCTCGACAGGAGGCGGATGGGGCAAAACGGATGGAGCGGGAGGCGACAGACGAGCTGGCGCGGCTGCAGGCCGAACGCAGCTCGGCCATCGATCCGAGCGCGTTTGTCGAGCGCTTGCGGCGTGTTCGGCAGGATGATTGCTCCCTGCGCCTGCAGGCCACCCGACAAGTGCTCGAACGCCTGGATGCAGAGCTTGCCGACAAGCTGGCGGCTTTGAAACCCTATTCAGGCAGCGCCGATGATCTGCTTGGCCTGACTGTGCCCGCTGCCGGCACGATCGAGACCTGGCGACGCGACACGGCGGCGCAGGACCAAAGGCGCCTGCGCCTTGCCGACCGCGTCGCGAGCGAAACTGAACAACTGGCCGGAGAGGAAGCTCGCCTCGCGGCCCTGATTGCTTCGGGCGGCGCCCTTGACGACCGGGCGTCCATCGAGATTCGCCAGCAGCGACAACACGCCTGGGAGCGGCACAAGGTCCGGTTGGATGCGACGACTGCGGAAATCTTTGAGGACGCGTTGGGTCGCGACGACGATGCGACGGCATTGCGGCTCGCCGAGGCAGCAAAGGTCGCGGATATGCGCTCGCTCGCTTTGTCGATCGCCGAGCGCCGGGCGCGTCTTGATGAGCTTGGGCGACAACAATGCTCGCTCGCCGAGGAGGCGTCTGCACTTGCACAGGCGGTCAAAGCAACAGCCTCTGCAAGCGGTTTACCTGACGTCACGCAGTTGACGCAGCTGGAAGCCTGGCTCGTGTCCCGGCTCGCGGCGCTCGATGTCCGCACACAACAGCGTTCTACGCGGCTGGAGCTCGATCGCGCCCAGGCCGACGAGAATGACGCGCGCGATGTTCTGAAGGATTCACTTGCCGAGATCGGTGTGACCGAGCGTTTGCCGCAACGGCTCGACGATCTCATGGCCTTTGCCGAGAATGCTGTCGGGCAGGCCCAGGCGGCTTTTTCTGCCGGCAAGGCGGCGCGCGAGGCGGTCCGACGTTCCAGTGACGCGCTGGAGCAGCGTAAGTCGATCTTGGCGCAAGCCGAGGACGCCCTGTGCTCCTGGCGGGAGCAATGGGACGATCTGCTCTCAACCACCTGGCTTGCCGGTCGGCCGGAACAGCTGCTGCCGGATCAAATCGCCCCCATGCTCGCGGTCTTGCAGGATCTCGACAAGCTGGTGCAGCGCAAGGCCGATCTCGATCACCGCGTCGCCGGCATGCGCAAGGATCAAGTGGCTTTTGAAGCGGCGATCGCAAATCTTGCCGGTGTGCCCGACACCGGAGATACGCTTGCGATTTTCGCCGCCATGAAGGCGCGTGCCGCAGAGGCTGAAAAGCAGGAGGATCGGCGCGCTACGCTGTTGACGGAGCTTGCCCGCCTTGAGGAGGAGAAACGCAGCGTTGCTGCCGAGCAGGATCTTCACATTGCCCGCAAACGTCTGGTCCTCGACTTCTTCGACTGCGAGACATTGGATGAAGCCGGCTTGCGGCTCGACGCTTCCCGCGAGCAGGAACGGCTGCGCCAGCGCATTGCCGAATCGGAGGCCGACCTTGCGCAGCGCCTTGGTGTCGCCCGCAGCGAAGACGCCGAGGCGTTGCTGGCTGCGCTTGACGACGAAGCGGTGCGGCTGGAACTGGCTCGCGTCGAGGCGCTGCTTGAAGAGAGCGACCGTGATGTAAGTGAATTGCACGCCGACATGCGGACGAAGGAAGGGGCGCTCGCCAATATCGCCGGCGACGACGCTGTCGCAGCACTCGATCAGCGTCGCCGCACGCTGCTTCTGGAGATCGAGGCCAAGGCGCTCGGCTATCTCAAGCTGAGAGCCGGCCTGATCGCCGCCGAGCAGGCACTCCGGCTCTTTCGCGAGCGCCATCGCAGCGGCATGATGCGGCGCGCCTCGGAAACCTTCAGCCGCATCAGCGGTGGAGAATATTCCAGCCTGTCGGCGCAGGCCGACAAGGGTCAGGAATTCCTGATTGCCAACGCCGCAACTGGCGGGTCCAAGCTGGCGCGCGATCTTTCCAAGGGGACGCGCTTTCAGCTTTATCTGTCGCTCAGGATCGCCGGCTATCACGAGGTCGCCGCGGCGCGCGAAACCTTGCCCTTCATCGCAGACGACATCATGGAGACGTTTGACGACGGCCGCGCCGGTCGCGCCTTCGAGCTGATGGCGGATATGGCCCGCGTCGGGCAGGTGATCTACCTGACGCACCACGAGCATCTTTGCGATATTGCCCGAACGGCGTGCCCGGAAGTGACTATCCACAGGTTATGA
- a CDS encoding (R)-mandelonitrile lyase — MEIIPSGSRASTRPSADYFTGTVRQDPVIEAAEPARVRAVNVTFEPGARTAWHTHPLGQTLVVTSGRGLAQVWGEPVREIRTGDVVWFPPGEKHWHGAAPDTAMVHLAIQEALDGKAVDWLEHVTDEQYRGS, encoded by the coding sequence ATGGAAATCATACCCAGCGGATCGCGAGCGTCGACACGACCCTCGGCCGACTACTTCACCGGGACAGTCAGGCAGGATCCCGTCATCGAGGCAGCAGAGCCGGCCCGTGTGCGCGCCGTCAACGTGACCTTCGAGCCCGGCGCGCGGACCGCATGGCATACGCATCCGCTTGGGCAGACGCTGGTGGTGACATCGGGCAGAGGCCTGGCGCAGGTCTGGGGCGAGCCGGTGCGTGAGATTCGTACGGGAGACGTGGTCTGGTTTCCGCCAGGCGAAAAACATTGGCACGGTGCCGCGCCTGACACGGCCATGGTTCACCTCGCCATCCAGGAAGCGCTCGACGGCAAGGCGGTCGACTGGCTGGAGCATGTCACCGACGAACAGTATCGCGGCAGCTAG
- a CDS encoding NADH-quinone oxidoreductase subunit A, with amino-acid sequence MTELLGSYVPIAIFIGIALVIGVALLIAPFAVAFKAPDSEKLSAYECGFNAFDDARMKFDIRFYLVSILFIIFDLEVAFLFPWAVSFHQLGWFGFWSMMVFLSVLTIGFIYEWKKGALEWN; translated from the coding sequence ATGACTGAACTTCTCGGTTCCTATGTTCCGATCGCGATTTTCATTGGAATCGCACTTGTGATCGGCGTGGCACTTTTGATTGCCCCCTTCGCCGTCGCGTTCAAGGCGCCTGATTCGGAAAAGCTGTCGGCCTACGAATGCGGTTTCAATGCGTTCGACGACGCTCGAATGAAGTTCGACATTCGTTTCTATCTTGTGTCGATCCTCTTCATCATCTTCGACTTGGAAGTCGCCTTCCTCTTTCCGTGGGCCGTCTCGTTCCACCAGCTGGGCTGGTTCGGATTCTGGTCCATGATGGTCTTCCTCAGTGTGCTGACGATCGGCTTTATCTATGAATGGAAGAAGGGAGCGCTGGAATGGAACTAG
- a CDS encoding NuoB/complex I 20 kDa subunit family protein yields MELASGTTLVAPKPKGIIDPSTGKPIGSNDAFFGEINNELADKGFLVTSTDELINWARTGSLMWMTFGLACCAVEMMQMSMPRYDAERFGFAPRASPRQSDVMIVAGTLTNKMAPALRKVYDQMPEPRYVISMGSCANGGGYYHYSYSVVRGCDRVVPVDIYVPGCPPTAEALLYGVLLLQKKIRRTGTIER; encoded by the coding sequence ATGGAACTAGCATCCGGCACCACGCTCGTTGCGCCCAAGCCGAAGGGGATCATCGATCCCTCGACCGGCAAGCCGATCGGCAGCAATGATGCATTCTTCGGCGAGATCAACAATGAGCTCGCCGACAAGGGTTTTCTGGTTACGTCGACCGACGAGCTCATCAATTGGGCGCGCACTGGTTCGCTGATGTGGATGACCTTCGGTCTTGCCTGCTGCGCCGTCGAGATGATGCAGATGTCGATGCCGCGTTACGACGCCGAGCGCTTCGGCTTCGCGCCGCGCGCTTCACCGCGCCAGTCCGATGTGATGATCGTCGCCGGCACCCTGACCAACAAGATGGCGCCAGCGCTCCGCAAGGTCTACGACCAGATGCCGGAGCCGCGTTACGTGATCTCGATGGGCTCGTGTGCCAATGGCGGCGGCTACTATCACTATTCCTATTCCGTCGTGCGTGGCTGCGACCGTGTCGTGCCCGTTGATATCTATGTGCCAGGCTGTCCTCCCACAGCAGAAGCGCTGCTTTACGGCGTGCTTTTGCTGCAGAAGAAGATCCGCCGGACCGGCACGATCGAACGCTAA
- a CDS encoding NADH-quinone oxidoreductase subunit C, which produces MSEALNELASYLRETRSQLISDAAINYGELTLTTTAANLIELLTFLRDDVQCAFINFVDVCGVDWPQRPDRFDVVYHLLSPRQNFRVRIKVATGEGEPVPSATSVFPGADWFEREAYDMYGILFTGHPDLRRILTDYGFEGHPLRKDFPVTGFVEVRYDDEAKRVIYEPVELKQEFRNFDFLSPWEGTEYVLPGDEKAKAR; this is translated from the coding sequence ATGAGTGAAGCCCTGAACGAGCTTGCCTCCTATCTGCGCGAGACGCGCAGCCAGCTGATTTCGGATGCCGCCATCAACTACGGCGAACTGACGCTGACGACGACGGCTGCAAACCTGATCGAGCTCTTGACGTTCCTGCGCGACGACGTGCAGTGCGCCTTCATCAACTTCGTCGATGTTTGCGGTGTCGACTGGCCTCAGCGGCCGGACCGTTTCGATGTCGTCTACCACCTGCTGTCGCCACGCCAGAATTTCCGCGTGCGCATCAAGGTTGCGACCGGTGAAGGCGAGCCTGTGCCGTCGGCCACCAGCGTCTTTCCGGGCGCCGACTGGTTCGAACGCGAAGCCTACGACATGTATGGCATTCTGTTTACCGGCCATCCGGACCTGCGTCGCATCCTGACGGACTACGGTTTCGAAGGGCATCCGCTGCGCAAGGACTTCCCGGTCACCGGGTTTGTCGAGGTTCGCTATGATGACGAAGCCAAGCGCGTCATCTATGAGCCCGTTGAACTGAAGCAGGAATTCCGTAACTTCGACTTCCTCTCCCCGTGGGAAGGGACGGAATACGTCCTGCCCGGCGACGAGAAGGCGAAAGCACGGTGA